The proteins below are encoded in one region of Telopea speciosissima isolate NSW1024214 ecotype Mountain lineage chromosome 10, Tspe_v1, whole genome shotgun sequence:
- the LOC122643623 gene encoding uncharacterized protein LOC122643623, protein MFSIRVPLSSLPRVVAKFQCLQGVSVNILPSSVYHHFGFGELKPTEIILQLADYSIKVHRGFIEDVLVKVDELYFPVDFLILNMESPTNGKPQLIILGHPFLTTANACINCRSGAMDIFFGNKKLRLNIFNASLGPQHEEECFSVDVIDEVVAECTLVTLADDPLQQYLTLFRDDDF, encoded by the coding sequence ATGTTTTCCATTCGTGTCCCGTTATCATCATTGCCAAGGGTagtggcaaaatttcagtgtctacaagGGGTGAGTGTTAATATTTTGCCTAGCTCAGTTTATCAtcattttgggtttggagaatTGAAGCCTACAGAGATTATTCTCCAACTTGCTGACTATTCCATTAAAGTGCATAGAGGTTTCATTGAGGATGTGCTAGTTAAAGTAGATGAGCTCTATTTTCCTGTGGATTTCCTAATCCTTAACATGGAATCACCAACTAATGGAAAACCACAGTTGATTATCTTAGGACATCCATTCTTGACTACTGCCAATGCATGCATCAACTGTAGATCAGGTGCAATGGATATTTTCTTTGGTAATAAAAAGCTTCGATTGAACATCTTCAATGCTTCTTTAGGGCCCCAACATGAGGAAGAATGCTTCTCCGTTGATGTTATAGATGAGGTAGTAGCAGAGTGTACACTAGTGACGTTAGCAGATGATCCATTGCAGCAATATCTGACCTTATTTAGAGATGATGATTTCTAA